One Candidatus Palauibacter australiensis DNA window includes the following coding sequences:
- the dnaE gene encoding DNA polymerase III subunit alpha, with protein MADYVELHAHSAYSFLDGASRPEELAARALELGYPALALTDHDGLYGSMEFARFARAHGLQPITGAELTLASPFAAAGDVPAGTSGGRAPAERGAETGDCHVTVLAENATGYANLCRLITRAHMESPRGEPRLDLDALLERPEGLILLSGCRRSPLLAALERGTDEAERLAARLRDAFGPGNLFVELQNNAVHGDLARGRALGALADRLRIPVVATGNVHYHVADRHRLQDVLVAIRNRTTVDDSHELRRPNACFHLASPREMAWRFASRPDALRNTRAIAERCRAFDLTADLGYRFPDFKGSGFAPAMRVLHHVCRRAFEIRYPPGSRYRREAEERLATELALVDRHDLAGFFLVYHDILELAREVAHRVRGDSMPRQLLPPGRGRGSSVSSILCYLIGLSHVDPVRTNLFLGRFLNDAMESVPDIDIDFARDIREELILAVYERYGYDHVGLVCTFPTYRTRSIVRELGKALSLPAGDVEKLAKLAEPGEDGFMAELERIPGLEARANSRIWRVFAELAGEIKGLPRHISQHVGGMIISSRPLVEIVPLEPAAWEGRVLCQWDKDSCDDARFIKIDFLALGMLSLVEEAVETIHLRHGEVPDLSRIDYEDEEIYDRICSGDTVGLFQVESRAQIQMLRRVRPRNLADLAVQVAIVRPGPIVGGAVNPYVRRREKLRNDPDYVVPYDHPLLEEALGETLGVIIFQDQVLQVCRALAGFSDGQAEGLRRAMSRKRSREALLGYWTAFRDGAAAKGVDGPTAKKVFEQVVAFSEFGFPKSHAVAFGLLAFQSAWLRDRYPPEYYVGLFNNQPMGFYSLDAIGRDARRHGVGVRLPDLNLSEVACTAEEGDVRIGLGMVRDWGTEVAELVVAERERDGPFASLPDFLRRTPAALKRDAIENLIWVGGLDSLGIERRDLLWQTGLWLGPEAETEAERRRRELATSAAGLGGDAPPPVRGRRSADRSDQGQTELALDDPYADLRFAGTHDMEKLIAEYRLLSFAASQHHPFALVGDHLPERTVSSARFPDLPNRSEVRVAGIVVARQRPHTAGGYIFILMEDEFGPVNAIVRPEVYRECRAAIRLEPFLYIDGTLQKDGATYNVLAGGVYPLRLSPELRPGHGTVVPATTDRLAEPDPFAYLEALRRDPPPTMSWGRGGGCR; from the coding sequence GTGGCCGACTACGTCGAACTGCACGCGCACTCGGCCTACTCCTTTCTCGATGGAGCGTCGCGGCCCGAGGAACTCGCGGCGCGCGCGCTCGAACTGGGCTATCCCGCGCTCGCGCTCACCGACCACGACGGTCTGTACGGCTCGATGGAGTTCGCGCGGTTCGCCCGCGCCCACGGGCTGCAGCCGATCACCGGCGCGGAACTCACCCTCGCCTCGCCGTTCGCCGCCGCCGGAGACGTTCCCGCGGGAACGTCCGGAGGCCGCGCGCCGGCGGAACGGGGGGCGGAAACGGGCGACTGCCACGTCACGGTGCTGGCGGAGAACGCGACGGGGTACGCGAACCTGTGCCGGCTCATCACGCGGGCGCACATGGAGAGTCCGCGCGGGGAGCCCAGGCTCGACCTCGACGCGCTTCTCGAGCGGCCCGAGGGGCTCATCCTCCTCAGCGGGTGCCGCCGGAGTCCCCTCCTCGCGGCGCTCGAACGGGGGACGGACGAGGCCGAGCGGCTGGCCGCTCGCCTGCGCGACGCGTTCGGCCCCGGCAACCTTTTCGTCGAACTCCAGAACAACGCGGTCCACGGCGATCTCGCGCGCGGACGGGCGCTGGGCGCGCTGGCCGACCGGCTCCGCATCCCGGTCGTGGCCACGGGCAACGTCCACTACCACGTCGCCGACCGGCACCGTCTCCAGGACGTCCTGGTCGCGATCCGGAACCGGACGACGGTCGACGATTCGCACGAACTCCGCCGCCCCAACGCCTGCTTCCACCTCGCCTCGCCCCGCGAGATGGCGTGGCGCTTCGCGTCACGGCCCGACGCGCTCCGCAACACGCGCGCGATCGCCGAGCGCTGCCGGGCGTTCGATCTCACGGCCGACCTCGGCTATCGCTTCCCCGACTTCAAGGGGAGCGGCTTCGCCCCCGCCATGCGCGTCCTGCACCACGTCTGCCGCCGGGCGTTCGAGATCCGCTATCCCCCCGGCAGCAGATACCGCCGCGAAGCCGAGGAGCGGCTCGCCACCGAACTCGCGCTCGTCGACCGGCACGACCTGGCCGGGTTCTTCCTCGTCTATCACGACATCCTCGAACTGGCCCGGGAGGTCGCGCACCGCGTGCGGGGCGACTCGATGCCGCGCCAACTGCTCCCGCCGGGGCGGGGACGCGGGTCCTCGGTCTCCTCCATCCTCTGTTACCTGATCGGACTCTCCCACGTCGACCCGGTGCGGACGAACCTCTTCCTCGGCCGGTTCCTGAACGACGCCATGGAGAGCGTCCCGGACATCGACATCGACTTTGCGCGCGACATCCGGGAGGAACTGATCCTCGCCGTCTACGAGCGCTACGGGTACGACCACGTCGGGCTCGTGTGCACCTTCCCCACCTACCGCACGCGCTCGATCGTACGCGAACTGGGCAAGGCGCTCAGTCTCCCGGCCGGCGACGTGGAGAAGCTGGCCAAGCTCGCCGAGCCGGGAGAGGACGGGTTCATGGCCGAACTCGAGCGCATCCCCGGCCTCGAAGCGCGCGCCAACTCGCGCATCTGGCGGGTCTTCGCCGAACTGGCGGGGGAGATCAAGGGACTCCCGCGGCACATCTCCCAGCATGTGGGCGGGATGATCATCTCGAGCCGGCCGCTGGTGGAGATCGTCCCGCTCGAGCCCGCCGCGTGGGAGGGACGCGTCCTCTGCCAGTGGGACAAGGACTCCTGCGACGACGCGCGCTTCATCAAGATCGACTTCCTCGCGCTCGGGATGCTGTCGCTCGTCGAGGAGGCGGTGGAGACGATTCATCTGCGCCACGGCGAGGTTCCCGATCTCTCGCGCATCGACTACGAGGATGAGGAGATCTACGACCGCATCTGTTCGGGAGATACGGTGGGGCTGTTCCAGGTCGAGAGCCGCGCGCAGATCCAAATGCTGCGGCGGGTGCGGCCCCGGAACCTGGCCGACCTCGCGGTCCAGGTCGCGATCGTGCGGCCGGGCCCGATCGTCGGCGGGGCGGTCAACCCCTACGTCCGGCGGCGCGAGAAGCTGCGCAACGACCCGGACTACGTCGTCCCCTACGACCACCCCCTGCTCGAGGAGGCGCTCGGCGAGACCCTGGGCGTGATCATCTTCCAGGACCAGGTGCTGCAGGTGTGCCGGGCGCTCGCGGGCTTCAGCGACGGCCAGGCCGAGGGGCTGCGGCGCGCCATGAGCCGCAAGCGCTCGCGCGAGGCGCTGCTGGGGTACTGGACCGCGTTCCGGGACGGCGCGGCGGCGAAGGGGGTCGACGGCCCCACCGCGAAGAAGGTGTTCGAGCAGGTCGTCGCGTTCTCGGAATTCGGGTTCCCGAAGTCGCACGCGGTGGCGTTCGGGCTCCTCGCCTTCCAGTCCGCCTGGCTCCGCGACCGCTACCCGCCCGAGTACTACGTCGGGCTCTTCAACAACCAGCCGATGGGGTTCTACTCGCTCGACGCGATCGGCCGCGACGCGCGCCGGCACGGGGTCGGCGTCCGGCTCCCGGATCTGAACCTCAGCGAGGTCGCCTGCACCGCCGAGGAGGGCGACGTCCGCATCGGTCTCGGCATGGTCCGCGACTGGGGGACGGAGGTGGCCGAACTCGTCGTGGCCGAGCGCGAGCGGGACGGGCCGTTCGCGTCGCTGCCCGACTTTCTGCGCCGTACCCCGGCCGCGCTCAAGCGGGATGCGATCGAGAACCTGATCTGGGTCGGCGGGCTCGACTCGCTGGGGATCGAACGCCGTGACCTGCTGTGGCAGACGGGCCTCTGGTTGGGCCCGGAGGCCGAGACGGAAGCGGAACGCCGCCGCCGCGAACTGGCGACGAGCGCCGCGGGACTGGGCGGAGACGCGCCGCCCCCCGTACGGGGCCGCCGAAGCGCCGACCGCTCGGACCAGGGCCAGACCGAACTCGCGCTGGACGATCCCTACGCGGATCTCCGCTTCGCGGGCACGCACGACATGGAGAAGCTGATCGCGGAGTACCGCCTCCTCTCCTTTGCCGCCTCTCAGCACCACCCGTTCGCGCTCGTGGGCGACCACCTCCCCGAGCGCACCGTCTCCTCGGCCCGCTTCCCCGACCTTCCGAACCGGAGCGAGGTGCGGGTGGCCGGAATCGTCGTGGCCCGCCAGCGCCCGCACACGGCCGGCGGCTACATCTTCATCCTCATGGAGGACGAATTCGGGCCCGTCAACGCGATCGTGAGGCCCGAGGTGTACCGGGAATGCCGCGCCGCGATCCGCCTCGAACCCTTCCTCTACATCGACGGCACGCTCCAGAAGGACGGCGCGACGTACAACGTGCTCGCCGGGGGCGTGTACCCGCTGCGCCTGAGCCCCGAACTCCGCCCGGGCCACGGGACGGTGGTCCCGGCCACGACCGATCGGCTCGCCGAGCCCGACCCGTTCGCGTACCTGGAGGCGCTCAGACGCGACCCGCCCCCCACCATGAGCTGGGGCCGCGGCGGCGGCTGCCGTTGA